The genomic segment CCTCGAAGGCGTGCTGCACGCGAAGGGCGAGGTGCAGCGCGTGGCCCTCGTTGCGCAGCACCAGGGCCCGGCGGCCGTCGCCGACGACGACGTATCCCCCGTGGGGAATCTTGAGGTTGGGTGTCTCGGTCATCGGGCGGCTCCGGTCTAGAGCCGTATCCGACCTGATGGTACCAGGCCGGCGTCTCTAGGTTTTTGTTTCAACACGCTTTCTTTCGCCGAACCGGCGTCCGCTTTGTCGGAAATCGCTCCAGCGATTCCGGGCCGGATGCGGCGTTCAGTGGCTCATCAGGCAGCAGACGGGTGCGCCGGCCAGGAGGTCGCGGGTGACGCCGCCGAAGACCCATTCGCGCAGGCGGCCATGGCCGTAGGCGCCCGTGACGATCAGGTCCGCGGCCTGCTCGGCTGCCGCATCCACCAGGGCCAGAGAGGTCGCGCTGCCGCCCGTCTCCTTGCGGATCGCGGTGGCCTCGATGTCATGGGCCTGCAGGAACCCGACGACGTCGGCCGTGTCGTCCGCGCTCTCTCCGTCGTCGATCGAGACGACGACGACGCGGGAGGCCCGCGTCAGGAACGGCAGCGCGTCCCTGACCGCGCGGCGGGCTTCGCGGGTGTTCTTCCACCCGACTGCAACCCGCCGGACGTCGAGGTGGTCGAGGCCGGGCGGCACCACCAGGACCGGGCGGCCGAGATGCATCACGAGATCGCCCGGATCGACCGAGCACAGAAGCGGGCCGGATGCCGGCTTGCGGCCGACCACGACGAGATCGGCGGCCGCGGCCTGCCCGATCAGGAACGGCAGCGGGAAGTCGAGATTCGAGCGCCACTCGACGC from the Methylorubrum extorquens genome contains:
- a CDS encoding conserved protein of unknown function, putative universal stress protein-like domain (Evidence 4 : Unknown function but conserved in other organisms) yields the protein MTYASIMVAVDLGAEARDRVRLAGHLADDFRARLIGVAAEEASYAVPPIGPVPASAYALAANSELILNDLKRAHAVFEEAVGTRSRVEWRSNLDFPLPFLIGQAAAADLVVVGRKPASGPLLCSVDPGDLVMHLGRPVLVVPPGLDHLDVRRVAVGWKNTREARRAVRDALPFLTRASRVVVVSIDDGESADDTADVVGFLQAHDIEATAIRKETGGSATSLALVDAAAEQAADLIVTGAYGHGRLREWVFGGVTRDLLAGAPVCCLMSH